The Macrotis lagotis isolate mMagLag1 chromosome 6, bilby.v1.9.chrom.fasta, whole genome shotgun sequence genome includes a window with the following:
- the LOC141492350 gene encoding uncharacterized protein LOC141492350 — MIRVFVGTIRRVLKDEGDLALGPATDLLDDLRVQCIEREKAEQKAAGLEKKLADATHILASFMNLDMEGQDDPPEVLVKKDNEEAILAKNLERESIFLSEKLKVWDRCQHDLFPKDKRMSTIAQSPVTLNWETKTTQTQHQSFISELATLLSNTFITVPATEEAVRERIQELSMNEQSWKYKTDVLQQEIQLRTRQVEQLHQLYQEVVCHSSQSEEKFLEQTKFLKFSEGKSATDDLFQGNWNLDKKKSIAWSNRENLNPTGDQVMMGREGGYDSSRNIFMSLLRQKHMNSLGCQTLLSKNVPDPKVK; from the exons ATGATCCGAGTTTTTGTAGGAACAATTAGGAGAGTCCTGAAG GATGAAGGAGACTTGGCTCTTGGTCCCGCTACTGACTTGCTtgatgaccttag AGTACAGTGTATTGAAAGAGAAAAGGCAGAACAAAAAGCAGCTGGTTTGGAAAAAAAGCTGGCGGATGCCACACATATATTAGCCTCTTTTATGAATCTTGATATGGAAGGGCAAGATGATCCCCCAGAGGTTTTAGTGAAGAAG GACAATGAGGAAGCTATCCTGGCCAAGAACTTGGAAAGAGAAAGCATTTTTCTCTCAGAGAAACTAAAGGTTTGGGATAGATGTCAACATGATTTGTTTCCCAAGGACAAGCGAATGTCTACAATAGCACAAAGCCCAGTCACCCTCAACTGGGAAACGAAAACTACCCAGACACAGCACCAGAGTTTCATTAGTGAACTTGCTACTCTTCTAAGCAACACCTTTATTACTGTGCCAGCTACAGAGGAAGCTGTGAGAGAAAGGATACAAGAACTCAGTATGAATGAACAGTCTTGGAAATAT AAAACAGATGTCCTTCAACAAGAGATTCAATTGCGAACTCGGCAGGTAGAGCAACTTCATCAACTTTATCAAGAAGTTGTGTGTCACTCATCCCAAAGTGAAGAAAAGTTTctggagcaaacaaaattcctaAAGTTCTCGGAAGGGAAATCTGCCACTGATGATTTATTTCAAGGAAATTGGAATTTAGACAAAAAGAAA AGTATAGCCTGGTCTAATAGAGAGAATCTGAATCCTACTGGTGACCAGGTaatgatggggagggagggaggatatgATTCCTCCAGGAATATATTTATGTCTCTCTTGAGGCAAAAGCACATGAATTCCTTAGGCTGTCAAACACTGCTTTCGAAGAATGTTCCAGACCCCAAGGTAAAATAG